A section of the Spirosoma pollinicola genome encodes:
- a CDS encoding DNA cytosine methyltransferase, translated as MLEKKYNYIDLFAGCGGLSLGLHNAGWRGVFAVEKSLDAFLTLKHNLIENKKHFNWPEWLPKTNLEIDNLIQNYKKELKALRGEIDLVAGGPPCQGFSIAGRRQENDIRNNLIKSYIEFIKLVQPKIIFFENVKGFTMDFVKNKDKGIAYSEYVVSELHKAGYYISKNLTNFGDFGVPQKRVRFLLVGIREDIGRSKPELINGFFKIINEQKQSFLETLNITLETNLGDAISDLNKNYGVIDSPDSKNFKAGIYGPISGSFQALMRGNAETSNIDSHRFVNHRQDIIDKFDFILNNSAKNKHIDEVIREMFSIKKHRIVVLDRMHKSPTITSLPDDYIHYSEPRILTVREYARIQTFPDWYEFKGKYTTGGERRIREVPRYTQIGNAIPPLFAEQIGAILKNIF; from the coding sequence ATGTTAGAGAAGAAATATAACTATATTGATCTGTTTGCAGGTTGTGGAGGCCTTTCATTAGGGCTACATAACGCAGGGTGGAGAGGTGTTTTCGCAGTAGAAAAAAGTTTAGATGCTTTTTTAACTTTGAAACATAATTTGATTGAAAACAAAAAACATTTTAATTGGCCAGAGTGGCTACCGAAAACGAATTTAGAAATTGATAATTTAATTCAAAATTATAAAAAAGAACTAAAAGCCTTAAGAGGTGAAATAGATTTAGTTGCAGGAGGGCCGCCGTGCCAAGGATTTTCTATAGCAGGACGTAGACAGGAAAATGATATTAGGAATAATCTCATTAAGTCATATATCGAGTTTATAAAATTGGTACAACCCAAAATCATTTTTTTTGAAAATGTTAAAGGATTTACCATGGATTTTGTAAAAAACAAAGATAAAGGAATCGCCTATTCAGAGTACGTCGTTAGTGAACTTCACAAAGCAGGATATTATATAAGCAAAAATCTAACTAATTTTGGTGATTTCGGTGTGCCTCAAAAAAGAGTGCGATTTTTGCTAGTCGGGATAAGAGAAGATATTGGGAGATCAAAACCTGAACTTATTAATGGTTTTTTTAAGATTATTAATGAGCAAAAACAATCTTTTCTTGAAACACTAAATATAACTTTAGAAACAAATTTGGGAGATGCAATATCAGATCTAAATAAAAATTATGGTGTTATAGATTCACCAGATAGTAAAAACTTTAAAGCTGGAATTTATGGTCCTATTAGTGGCAGTTTCCAAGCTTTAATGCGCGGAAATGCTGAAACATCAAATATTGATAGTCACAGGTTTGTGAACCATAGGCAAGATATAATTGATAAATTCGACTTTATATTGAACAATTCAGCAAAAAACAAACATATTGATGAAGTGATTAGGGAAATGTTTTCAATAAAAAAACACAGAATTGTAGTTTTAGATAGAATGCATAAATCTCCAACTATTACATCGCTGCCAGATGACTATATACACTATAGTGAACCAAGGATTTTAACAGTAAGAGAATATGCTAGAATTCAAACCTTTCCGGATTGGTATGAATTCAAAGGGAAATACACTACAGGTGGTGAAAGAAGAATACGGGAAGTGCCAAGGTATACTCAAATAGGAAATGCTATACCACCATTATTTGCTGAACAAATTGGAGCAATTTTAAAAAATATTTTTTGA
- a CDS encoding HigA family addiction module antitoxin, producing MVKRALPPVHPGEILREDYIKERGLTITEVAKGLGVPRPNLSAILNERAGISPELAVKLSEAFGNTTQFWVNLQKNYEVWHAEQKVNRSLIRHFWVQEDDMRSATI from the coding sequence ATGGTAAAACGAGCTTTACCGCCTGTACATCCAGGCGAAATTTTACGAGAAGACTATATCAAAGAGCGCGGTTTGACGATTACCGAAGTCGCTAAAGGCTTGGGAGTACCCCGTCCGAATCTATCGGCCATTCTCAATGAGCGGGCTGGTATTAGCCCAGAGTTGGCTGTGAAACTATCCGAAGCGTTCGGAAACACAACGCAGTTTTGGGTAAACCTACAAAAAAATTATGAAGTATGGCATGCCGAACAGAAAGTGAACCGCTCTCTTATCCGTCATTTTTGGGTTCAGGAGGATGATATGCGATCGGCAACTATTTAA
- a CDS encoding type II toxin-antitoxin system RelE/ParE family toxin produces the protein MNRILDQLDAITSISDIQQMGSGIHKLNGDMANFWSIKVSPNYRIIFRFDNGEVSDINYLDYH, from the coding sequence ATCAATCGGATTCTTGACCAGTTAGATGCTATAACGTCAATTAGTGATATCCAGCAGATGGGTTCAGGCATCCATAAATTGAATGGGGATATGGCTAATTTTTGGTCGATCAAAGTGTCCCCTAATTACCGCATTATTTTCCGTTTCGACAACGGCGAAGTAAGCGACATTAATTATTTGGACTATCATTAG